The Oscarella lobularis chromosome 8, ooOscLobu1.1, whole genome shotgun sequence nucleotide sequence CTTTTGGCCTCTTACCGCGTGTTACGGCGTCGAGAGCGACTCCCGCGCCCGTTGCTCCGCCGCCAATTACCAGTACGTCGAATTCGGTCTCCTCTTCGAGTCGTTTCAGCTGTTCGAAccttttttcgcgaaaaaagcgtCTCGGATCTTCAAAAACAGGCGCGAGTTCGCCTCACCTAGTCGGTATGTCTAATTTCGGTATCGTTTTCGTGCTCGAGTCGGCTCGAACGATGGGAAACGGACCGTAAAGTTCATTGCGGCACTAGATGTAGGGTCGAATCGCTGTTTTTCGCCTTCTAGCAGTCGATTTTTCACCTTCCACGAGTAGTACGTAATGTACCCAAATGATGCGAGTCCGGTCGCGGCCGCGAGAACGATCTTTCGACCGGACATCTAGGCAAAATTCCTATGACGATAAGTGGCAGGGTAACGTACGCTGAATCAATACCGATGCCACGTGATATGTTCGTGCactcaataattttttgacaAAAATTGTTTCAGAAGATAGCGGCTACCAGGAGTGCCTAATTTACCACTTTAACTTTAGCAAACCGACTTTCAGAAAGCTTGTACTTGGCACGTGGGCTTAGCCTAATTAATGCAAATTTGGAGTCCCCATAGTATAGCCACCTTCGTTGAGCTAGAGCAGTGTTTTTCTATGAATTACGGATCTCTCATAATTATTCTAGCGTTTTATTTGGCGGAAATATGCTCTGGTAAAAGGTTGCTAGTTGTATAGAAAACATTCTTTGACTTCATGACCTTTTCTTGCAGTATTGTGTGTTGAAGTTGAAGTCGAAGCCAGTCCGTCATCGACCATTAAAGAAAATGAGCGATTTATGTTATCCTGCTTCATTACAACTAGTCAGGGAAGCCCTGCCTATAGGATAAGCTGgtggaaagacgacgagcctCTTTATATTGACAATATTCGAGTTTCAGCTATTGGGCAAGACCTCATTAATGTTTCTCCAGCCAAAATAAGTGATGCAGGCATTTACGGCTGTAAAGTGACCTTCTCTTCCACAACAATCAGAAAGACTATTAGAATTACTATTGAAGGTAACGCACATAAACGCCTTTACTCAGGCTTAAGCCTAAAATATATTTTGTGATcagctgttgctgctgtggAACCTGTCCGACGCCACGTAACTGCTTTTGTTGGACAAACAGCTCGCTTGGAATGCAAAGGACACGTTCAGGGTATGAAGTGGTTTAGACATAGGAATAGCTTGCAGACAAACgaaaaatatgaaattggTTTGGGAAGTTTGACTATCAAATCAGTTCAAATATCAGATTCTGGCTCCTTTTATTGCAAGAGTGGGCAATCTATAGCGAGCATCCATTTGACGGTTAGACAGCCACCTGTACCCAGGCTTACTGTAGAGCCTCAGAGCATTATTGCTCTTGATGGCGACATGGCAATTTTAGGCTGTAAGTCGTCGTTTAGATTGTACTGGCTTAAGTACATTAGTGAAGAAGATTCAGAGAGAAAAGTGCTTCAGGTGGATGGATCTTTGAAATTTGACAGAGTATCTACGGGAGATGCTGGTATGTATCAGTGTGTAGCTGAGAACGACTACGGAAAGGCAGATTCGGCAATTGTGTATCTTGTTGTAAAACGTAGAGGTGATGCAAatcagaaaaaataattcataaACGATAGCGCTGTTTAGATAATCCCTCGCAGATTATTgcaagacaaagaaacagaaatcAACCTCAATTGGCTCTCATTAGCTGCAGGTTTAGTAACTTTGCCTACCAGGGTCTTTCTATTGAATGGCAGAAGGATGAAAAGAACATTTTCGCGGAAAAAAACTCTGAAAAGTACTCGCAACCCTTCTCGGACGAATCAGAAGGATCAGCTTTACTGATACAGAACGCGACATGTTATGAAAGTGGAAAATACAGCTGCCTACTAAATTTCCAAAACCAGAGGAAAATACTATGTTCAATCAACGTTGCTATAGAAGGTAAATAGTAGGAAAAATTCATGAACTGCATAACAGAATGTCAATAGAACTCCCTAAGCCTCCAGAAGACGTGAGAGTGACATTTGAGTGCAGTGAATTTAGAAACGGGCTGTTCATCTCTTGGAGCAAAAGTGCGTGTTTTCAGCCAAAACGATACGAGGTGACTGTCACAATAATCGACACTACAAGGCAGTCTTTCAGATCGCTTGTCAACTCCGTTGCTTTTGACGCGAACTCCTTCTACCTAAATCTGAGCGATGCATTGTCTTCCTGCTCGGCTTGCAATCTTATTTTCGGGATTGAAGTGCAGTCTGTGGGAGCTATGGGAAAGAGTATGAAAGCTTTACCGCGGATTGTATCAGCAACCGGCTTAAGTAAGTGCGGAAAACAAAAGCAACGCTCTTTGATTTATTCTAATTAGGAAGAGTCTGTTCATCTGAACCAGATTTCATTCCAGTCTTATCAGAAGGGAAAGTGCTAAAACTTAAACTTAAACTAAAGGACTCTCACTGCTCGTGTGCCAAGGTGATGAAATCATAAATTATGACAAAATTCATTCTATTGTGGATATTTCGCAGTCTTCTCAGATACTAAATTTAGGAGAACGTATGAAGTACACTATGAAGACGTTTCTGTTAGCAGCGATTCAAAACCCTAGCCTAGTGCTTAGCGACGAAGTTGTCCTGCCCTTAGACGACGCCCTAAGCACGTTCGTCTACTACGCAGCGATGAACGACTTAACATATCAAGAGGCAGTAAACGCTGCAGTTCAAGCGTCATCTATACTTCGGCAAAGTAATCTCGAAATCTCTACGGAATGTAGGGTCTCATTTGTGGAGTGCACTACTCTGCATGTAGACGGAATGTTTAGAAACGATAATACCTGTGTTGTAGGCAGCACTGCATGTCCTGTTCCCTCCAGTCTGAGACGCATTGGAAAGTGGTGTAATCCGTGGtttctaaaaaattgaaattcttgCAGAGGATTTGCTTTCGCGGAGCTCCCTCTTCCATcatcgaagaaagaaagagaaaacttTATTAGACACAGTAGTGCTGAGGAATGCAACTAAAGATAACGGAGTCCATTAAACATTACAGTCACGTGAAGAAAATCCGATTGCGCTCCGCATTTCATCAGGTAGGAATacaatagaaaagaaataatatACAGAATTGGGCCCCCAACCCGTGGCACGCGTTCATTTGACCGCAAAATAAATACCGACTATGATGACGGCAAGAAGCACCAAGACGATAATAGCAACAACGACACGATTCTGAACGACTCTACACATATAATCATATCCACGTAAATCGATAAGAAAGAGCTATATGCACCTTCTCATCATATTACGAAGAACGCGAGAACTCTTGCTAAGATTGCCGTCCGTGTCTTTCAGCTTTtatagaaagagaagaataaaaaatacaaacACAAGTCTCCTCACCTAACAAGTATTTAAATACCCTTTCTCTGGCTCTTATGATAGTTTCTCGGTCTCTCGACAGATCGTCCATAATCTGAGCCCCAATTTGCTCTAAAAGAATCAATATATAAACAAGAGTTCCTTTGTGAAGTTGTTTGTCTACCTGTCTCAAGAGCCATTTTGTATCCTTCTTCAAGCCTTCTCGAACCCTTATTCAACGTCTCCGTATTATCCAAAAGCTTGGCTCGCTTATAAAACAATTCATAAAAGcttctcattttctttgcttctGTGTCTACCTGGTCTTCGGAGTGATGTGGATCATCAGGCCCAAGTAATTCGTCTCTTCCTTGGTGATAGTCGTACATGGCGATACGAGATCGAcgctaaaaagaaatacaaatTATGATTATCGAACCTAAGAGGGAGTGTCCCTTACAAATTCCTTCTCCGATTTTCCCAGTTCCTGTTTGTATGATTGGACTCGCTTTTGAGCCTTTTGGCGTGATTGCGAAGGTAGGCTCCCCGCTTCGATGTCGATTTGATCGACCTAGGTTCGACGTGTCATGTGAGAGAACGTCTTATTCGTTGATTTGAGTTTCGTACGAGGTCTTCAGcttcggcgagaagacgttCGACATCGGATATTGCGTCTTGCTTCTCTCCTTGTCAAACAAAAAGGCTCTTTTCGCTCGGGTTCCTCGAAAGGAGCCTCACTTTTTACCTCCCGTCAGTTTCGGTATTTTGCCCGTTTTTACGGTGATATCGGCGATCAGGGAGCCGAAACTCTGCTCCAGTTCTTCGATGACTGACGACATTTCTTCTCGGAAGGGCGGttacagcgcatgcgcgtaGCGATAGGGTGCTTCGTGGCTACTGAAGATCCACTTCGATCGTCGCTCGAGAAGGCTTAATCGACGCCATGACTCAACGACTAACATACCGACGAAGACTTTCGTACAACACgaagtcgaatcgacgacgagtgtaAGTACAATCGACGACACATAGATAGATAAACTAACATTCTCTTCACCGTTCTCGCGAACAGATCGAAAACGCCCGGTACGCTCTAGCGATGCATcctacgaagaaaaacgatgctAGCGATTGTCTTTAGGTGGTCGTCTCGTATATTTGTACACGAAAAAACCGGGAAAAGTGCCGTGCTGCGGCGACTGCAAACTTCCCATGCGAGGGGTAAGTAAGTCTCTTCGCGAAACGACTTCATTGccaataattttcttttagctgcCAGCCGTTCGGCCGAAAAAGCTCCAACTTCTCTCGAAGCCGAAAAAGACAGTAGCGCGAGCGTATGGGGGCTCTCGCTGTGGAAAATGCGTCCGAGAAAGGTTTGCGATTTTTCATCGTGTTTTTCGTATGTTGCattgtatttttttatttttaggatTATTAGAGCGTTCTTGATTGAGGAGGAGAAGATCGTCGTTCGAGTGCTCAAGgcatcaaagaaaaattagactTTTGGGAGTTTTAGGGGGTGTTTGCGGCGGCATCTTACTATTAAAAATGGTGAAAAACATTTCGCATGAACATGTGTAGTCGGGACTTATAAACGCCTTACGTTCGCCGTGAGAGTAGTGAACTGCCGACGAAATGGACGAAACGCAGGTTTACCAGGTCAGTTAAACTACTGTAGCGTTGCTAAGCTGTCAGCAGCTTAGAAAGGCAAGAGGGCCCCCCAAAGGGAGCTTCTTCGAATGCGCGCCAAATTACGCATTATCTCACGATGACGGCACAAAACGCCAACGGTTACGCGCGTCTCCCACACTCTTTGCTTCTTGTTGTCCCAGCTACAGTAATTGCACCACGTGCTCGACTCACCCGCCCGCTTCTTCTAGGCTCGGCACAAACGACAGTTCGACGGCTTTTCTGACGAAACTAGGTTATTTCCTAGTCGACCCGAAGCTTTTTTTGAATCGTTgcaacgattcgacgacgttctcccGCTTTTTGACGGAGAACTGAAATCAAGTACGTACCCAGTTTCGTCACAAAAAAACGGTCAGCAAATCGGCACCATCGACGaccaaatctaaaaatttgTGGCTCCTCCAGGTGACTATACACAATGGGCGCCACCTCATTGCTAATCGCCGCGGCAATTCTTGGGACGGGTATGTCGCGCCACACAGACCACGAGGATCCGCTCTATATTTGTATTTTCAGTCTATGCCGTTCCACCTGGACTCCAAAGCTGGAGTCTTGATCTCAATCAAGGGACGCTATCGCTTACGGCGTCGGGATCGTCTGGCATGGTTTTTGGCAGTCTCGATTGCTCGAAGATTACGCTTCAGAACAAGGACAACGTTTTCGACACGTTGGGTGACTACTCCGTGTCGGCGTACACTCTCTCTGGATGTGAAAATGTTCGGGGTGACGGTGCCGTGGGCGTGGTCTTTAATTTGAATCAGGACGATTTGGATGCGATAAAGTTGGACCAGCTGCTAGGCACGTCTCGAGCTAGAACCTATATCAGCATCACGGCTGGAATAGAGTTCAGAGATAGGAATTCCAACGATGAATTGACTCCTGTGCCATCTACAAATGGTCGACAAGTAGCCACCTTTGTCGATGATAGCACAGATCCTGAAATAATTAGCACCGGTTTTGTTGAATTTGACCTCGATTCGGGACAATTTACGTTGGAGTTCAACGAACCGGTGGACGTGTCTACAGTCAATTTCACGGAGAGACTCTATTTTCAGCATCATTTGACGGCCACGTTAGATGCCGAACAGTTCGCTGTCTCAGAAGCAAGAGCGCTGACTAACAACAGTCGAATCGTCACCTTTGCCTTGTCGTCTGTTGGCACGAACGAGCTGAAATTGAAGTCGAGAGTTTGCTCTTCCGTATCGAACTGTTGGCTGAGGGTTGCAAATTCGTTTGTACAGGACATGGCCGGCAACGCGATTGTGGGCCTTTCTCGTGGACTAGTTTTGCAATCGTTTGTTGCCGACTCAACGGGACCTCGATTGACAGACGCTACGCTGGACATGAACGTCGGCCAATTGACTCTCACGTTCGATGAACCAGTTGACGTGTCGTCGCTTCAACCTCAAGGAATCGCACTGCAAGCGACCGAGATCATTGGGCAGAACTATCTGCGTCTCTCGCAAGGAACGACGTCTTCTACGGACGGAACTATAGTCGTGGTGGAAATTTCAAAAGCGGATTTAAATGCGTTGCAGGAGAATTC carries:
- the LOC136189985 gene encoding large ribosomal subunit protein eL34-like gives rise to the protein MTQRLTYRRRLSYNTKSNRRRVSKTPGGRLVYLYTKKPGKVPCCGDCKLPMRGLPAVRPKKLQLLSKPKKTVARAYGGSRCGKCVRERIIRAFLIEEEKIVVRVLKASKKN
- the LOC136189982 gene encoding contactin-3-like isoform X2 — translated: MLSCFITTSQGSPAYRISWWKDDEPLYIDNIRVSAIGQDLINVSPAKISDAGIYGCKVTFSSTTIRKTIRITIEAVAAVEPVRRHVTAFVGQTARLECKGHVQGMKWFRHRNSLQTNEKYEIGLGSLTIKSVQISDSGSFYCKSGQSIASIHLTVRQPPVPRLTVEPQSIIALDGDMAILGCKSSFRLYWLKYISEEDSERKVLQVDGSLKFDRVSTGDAGMYQCVAENDYGKADSAIVYLVVKRRDNPSQIIARQRNRNQPQLALISCRFSNFAYQGLSIEWQKDEKNIFAEKNSEKYSQPFSDESEGSALLIQNATCYESGKYSCLLNFQNQRKILCSINVAIEELPKPPEDVRVTFECSEFRNGLFISWSKSACFQPKRYEVTVTIIDTTRQSFRSLVNSVAFDANSFYLNLSDALSSCSACNLIFGIEVQSVGAMGKSMKALPRIVSATGLRRVCSSEPDFIPVLSEGKVLKLKLKLKDSHCSCAKSSQILNLGERMKYTMKTFLLAAIQNPSLVLSDEVVLPLDDALSTFVYYAAMNDLTYQEAVNAAVQASSILRQSNLEISTECRVSFVECTTLHVDGMFRNDNTCVVGSTACPVPSSLRRIGKWCNPWFLKN
- the LOC136189984 gene encoding vesicle transport through interaction with t-SNAREs homolog 1A-like isoform X2, which gives rise to MSSVIEELEQSFGSLIADITVKTGKIPKLTGGEKQDAISDVERLLAEAEDLVDQIDIEAGSLPSQSRQKAQKRVQSYKQELGKSEKEFRRSRIAMYDYHQGRDELLGPDDPHHSEDQRAKLLDNTETLNKGSRRLEEGYKMALETEQIGAQIMDDLSRDRETIIRARERLKDTDGNLSKSSRVLRNMMRRVVQNRVVVAIIVLVLLAVIIVGIYFAVK
- the LOC136189982 gene encoding contactin-3-like isoform X1, which codes for MNYGSLIIILAFYLAEICSVLCVEVEVEASPSSTIKENERFMLSCFITTSQGSPAYRISWWKDDEPLYIDNIRVSAIGQDLINVSPAKISDAGIYGCKVTFSSTTIRKTIRITIEAVAAVEPVRRHVTAFVGQTARLECKGHVQGMKWFRHRNSLQTNEKYEIGLGSLTIKSVQISDSGSFYCKSGQSIASIHLTVRQPPVPRLTVEPQSIIALDGDMAILGCKSSFRLYWLKYISEEDSERKVLQVDGSLKFDRVSTGDAGMYQCVAENDYGKADSAIVYLVVKRRDNPSQIIARQRNRNQPQLALISCRFSNFAYQGLSIEWQKDEKNIFAEKNSEKYSQPFSDESEGSALLIQNATCYESGKYSCLLNFQNQRKILCSINVAIEELPKPPEDVRVTFECSEFRNGLFISWSKSACFQPKRYEVTVTIIDTTRQSFRSLVNSVAFDANSFYLNLSDALSSCSACNLIFGIEVQSVGAMGKSMKALPRIVSATGLRRVCSSEPDFIPVLSEGKVLKLKLKLKDSHCSCAKSSQILNLGERMKYTMKTFLLAAIQNPSLVLSDEVVLPLDDALSTFVYYAAMNDLTYQEAVNAAVQASSILRQSNLEISTECRVSFVECTTLHVDGMFRNDNTCVVGSTACPVPSSLRRIGKWCNPWFLKN
- the LOC136189984 gene encoding vesicle transport through interaction with t-SNAREs homolog 1A-like isoform X1, which gives rise to MSSVIEELEQSFGSLIADITVKTGKIPKLTGGEKQDAISDVERLLAEAEDLVDQIDIEAGSLPSQSRQKAQKRVQSYKQELGKSEKEFRRSRIAMYDYHQGRDELLGPDDPHHSEDQVDTEAKKMRSFYELFYKRAKLLDNTETLNKGSRRLEEGYKMALETEQIGAQIMDDLSRDRETIIRARERLKDTDGNLSKSSRVLRNMMRRVVQNRVVVAIIVLVLLAVIIVGIYFAVK